The DNA window TTATTATGCTGCTGATTGTGGCACCTGTTTAAGTATGATTTATTTTAAGCCCAACGAAATTACAGTTACAACTTCAGTAATCTATGATGGTAATTATGAAACTAAATTACGATTAAGACTTGGTGAAAATAATTTTTCAAATGTATTTACTGGAAAGATAAGTAGATTACAATTAGAATAAATAGCTCTGCCACTAAAGGTCTTTTAATTTAATTTCAATAAAAAGTACGTTTAAAACAATTAATCAAAAAATGAAAAAACTCACTATCCTTTTAATTTTCATTTTCACCATCACTCTATTATGTGCTCAAAATCAAAGATTTACCTATGAATATTCTTTTAAAATGGATTCTTTAAATAAAGAAAACGTGGAAAAAGAAATCATGAATCTTGACATTACAAAAGAGGGTTCCAACTTCTACAGTGCTTTGCTCATCACCAGAGATTCTCTTTTTAAAGCAGAAATTGAAAAAGGAAAAGCTTCTCAATCTATGGTTTTTGATATGAGAAAAATTAAACAGGCCAAAGTTAATTTCCGGGTTTCCAAAGACTATCCTAATTTAGAAACGGTTTATCATACGTCCATGAGTGCCAGCAATGTCGCTTTAAAAGAACAGCATAAAATAAACTGGACTATTACCCCGGACACAAAAACCATTGAGGGTTTTAAGGTTCAAAAAGCAACCACTACTTTTGGTGGAAGAAATTGGATCGCATGGTTCACGAATGACATTCAAATACAGGATGGCCCCTATAAATTTTGTGGCCTTCCAGGCTTAATTTTAAGTATTGGAGACGATAAAGGAGATCATATTTTCAACCTGGTTGGAAGTAAAAAACTTAATTATGAACCTTTAATGATGAATTCAAGCATGAAAGAAATTTTTCTGACCAATGAAAAATTCAATAAGCTCTGGAATGAATATAAAAAAGACCCTGCAAAGAATATAAAAATCATGCACAATTCTTCAGAAATGTCAGAAACGATATTTTCTGATGCCAATGGAAATCCACTAACAAAACAAGATCTTATTAAAGGAAAAGAACAACGAGCGCAAGAAAGTTTTAAGAAAAATAATAATTTTATTGAAAGAGAATTATACAAATAAAAATATTGGTAAACAACTCTCTCAATATTGATCATCCTTACTTAATAAATTTACTCTTTTACCAGACTTATGAAGTTCAAATTTTTATTTCTGTTTATATTAATATCTATAAAATTTTTAGCAACCGGCCAGCAAACTAATTTTATCACAATACAAGGGAAAAAGTATAAACTACTGAATGATCCTTTAGAAAGCTATTTTGAGAAACATCCAGAAGATCATCCTGTTTATGGAGAAAAGTTTGTAAGAAAAAATGAAAACGGAGATGAAACATTTTCAATGACTACCTCAAACCATCGTGGGTATATTGCTTATTTTGAAATAATAGATAATGAATTATTTCTGGTCGATCTTACAATAACGGATCCTGACAGTGATTCAGACACACAAATTTCAATGTTCAACAAAATTTTCCCCAATAAAAAAACTAAATTGAACTATTCAGGAATTCTTACTGTACCGAATGGAGATTTTATTGATTCTGATAATTTTGGTTTTTCAAGCTACTATTCAAGTTATCTAATTCTTACTTTACGCAATGATATCTTAACTAAAAGCAAAGAGTTACAAAACGAGGAGTACATCAAGTTTAAAATAAAGCAGTTCAAAGAATTTCAAAAAACTAAAGAATATAGAATTGCATATATAAACTATCTCAAAAGTAACAAAGAGGACAAAGAATGGGATCTATCCTATGAAAACACCAAAGAATTATCAAAAGAAGAAATTAAAGAGATAAAGAAACAATATTCAAAGAAACCGACAAAAGATCAAATTGACAATTTTTTATTTATGATGTCGAATTTGGAAAAGGTGTATGTTGATTATTAACAATAACTTTATGAAAATATGAAATCAAAATTATTACTCCTTATATTTTTTGGCTCATTGTTAGCTAATTCACAAACGCTTACATTTCAAAATCTCAAAAATATGTCTGTAGGCAGAGGTGCCATAACCAGTGTAATCGTGAATGATAATATTTATGTAAGCAATGGGTATCAGGAAAAAGCAAGTGATGCAAAGTATATTGAGAAATACAATATCACTGATAACAGTTGGAGTGTTCTTAATTCTACTCTACTTCCCAAAAGATTTGCTAATTCGGAGACTTACAATAATAAAATTTATGTTTTTAATGGTTGGGGAAACAGCCATCTTGAAATTTTAGACCTTGCCACCAATACCATAACAAAGGGCGCTGTTAATCGTTCCTATACAGGAAATGCAGGTTCTGCAATCTATAATGGCAAAATATATGTGTTCGGTGGCAGCGGACTCAATGGAGCTGCAAAGACTGTATTTTCTAATAAATTCCAGTATTATGATATTGCTTCAAATACTTGGAATCCATTACCCAATATGCCCACAGCCAGAGAAGCAAAGGGCAAAATTGTTAATGATAAGCTTTATGTAATTGGTGGTTTTAATGGCACACCGTCTCGTCTGATCAATGTTTATGACCTCAACACTAATCTTTGGGTCGATCAATATACGATGCCTGCTGCTATATCCGGACACTCTTTAGCGGTATCCGGTGATAAGATTTTTATTGTAGGTGGTTTTAATAATCAATCTTTTCTGGCCTATTTTGATACTACGACTAATAAATTACATCAGCTATCATCCAATATGATTCCCAGAAGACACGCTGCAGCGGAAGTATATAACAATAAATTATACGTCATCGGTGGAAGTACAACGTCTCTAACCAGCTCAGCTATTAAAAGCATACAAGTAGCAGATATTAGTGAAAATATACTCTCTGGAAAGATAACGATGGAAGATCAAGTATTGAAAACAAAAGCCTTCGTCAATGCCTATAGAGACGGTTTTGTAATCAGTAATAAAAATAATAGCAATCAATTTGAATACACCATTTTCTCAATAGATGGAAAACAAATTACCAAAGGTTTTACCTACTATAATAAAAATATAGATTTATCAAAAGTACGGAAGGGAACTTATATTTTTCGTTTTAAAAATGAAAAAGGAATTTTAGAATGCATTAAAATTGTGAGATAATAATAAACCTTCAAATATGAACATGAACATGAATATCAATTCCATAATTCGTTTTTCCATTTTAACAATTACAACTCTATTTCTAAGCCAATGCAAAAATAGTTCGGAGGCTAATAAATACCGTGTAGGCCAGGAATGGAATTACAAAACCCGTCCCGGAGAAGAAAAATCGGCTCTAAAATTTTAAAGATTGAAGAATATCCACAGACCGGGAAAGTGATTCACATTTCAGTTAGCGGATTAAGGATGAAAAGTCCAAAAAGCCCTGGAGGCTTTGCAAATGAATTAAGCCATCTCCCGATTTCTGAAGAAGCATTGAACAAAAGTGTCACCAAAATACAAAATGAAAACGGCAAAATGCCTGACTCCACTGAAATGGACGGATATTCTTTTTGGAAAAAAGAGTTTGACAAAGGAGAGGCCGGAATCTTCAAAGTTCCAGTTTCTGAGATTGTGGGAGTAATGGAAGATCAAATTGTTTCAGGAAACTATACTGACTAAAACACCAATGTGCAAAGTAAGGAAGATTTGAACAGCCTAG is part of the Chryseobacterium paludis genome and encodes:
- a CDS encoding T9SS C-terminal target domain-containing protein produces the protein MKSKLLLLIFFGSLLANSQTLTFQNLKNMSVGRGAITSVIVNDNIYVSNGYQEKASDAKYIEKYNITDNSWSVLNSTLLPKRFANSETYNNKIYVFNGWGNSHLEILDLATNTITKGAVNRSYTGNAGSAIYNGKIYVFGGSGLNGAAKTVFSNKFQYYDIASNTWNPLPNMPTAREAKGKIVNDKLYVIGGFNGTPSRLINVYDLNTNLWVDQYTMPAAISGHSLAVSGDKIFIVGGFNNQSFLAYFDTTTNKLHQLSSNMIPRRHAAAEVYNNKLYVIGGSTTSLTSSAIKSIQVADISENILSGKITMEDQVLKTKAFVNAYRDGFVISNKNNSNQFEYTIFSIDGKQITKGFTYYNKNIDLSKVRKGTYIFRFKNEKGILECIKIVR
- a CDS encoding GLPGLI family protein translates to MKKLTILLIFIFTITLLCAQNQRFTYEYSFKMDSLNKENVEKEIMNLDITKEGSNFYSALLITRDSLFKAEIEKGKASQSMVFDMRKIKQAKVNFRVSKDYPNLETVYHTSMSASNVALKEQHKINWTITPDTKTIEGFKVQKATTTFGGRNWIAWFTNDIQIQDGPYKFCGLPGLILSIGDDKGDHIFNLVGSKKLNYEPLMMNSSMKEIFLTNEKFNKLWNEYKKDPAKNIKIMHNSSEMSETIFSDANGNPLTKQDLIKGKEQRAQESFKKNNNFIERELYK